Within bacterium, the genomic segment TTTAGGCTCTAAGAAAATGAGCCACCTGCTGGTCCAGTTGCGTTCTTATTTTGACTATGTCATCCTGGATACTCCCCCTATCATACCGCTTACCGATGCAGGGGTCCTGGGCGCTCAAACAGACGGGGCGTTGCTGGTCATTCAGGCTTATCGAACTCAGCGAGAGATGGTCCAGCGGTCCTATTCTCTGCTGGCCAGAGCAGGGGTTAAAGTTTTGGGATTTACCCTGACGAGCATGCGGGATTTCCTCCCGGCCTACTTTTCCGAATATGGCTATCATTATGGCTATCATTACAGCTACCAATATGATTATGAGAAAGGGAGGAAATAGTGGCCCGGACTTATCTTATTACCGGCGGAGCCGGATTTATTGGTTCTAATATTGTCCATGCCCTGGTTAAGGCTGGAGACCGGGTAAAGGTTTTGGACAACTTTGCCACCGGCAAACAGGAAAATTTAGCCGGCCTGGAGGGTAAGTTTGAACTGGTAGAAGAGGATATAAGGGATATGAAGGCCGTCAGGCAGGCCGTGGCCGGCGTAGACTATGTACTTCATCAGGCGGCCTTACCTTCTGTCCCCCGCTCCATTGAAGACCCTATTTCAGCCAATGAGGTTAATGTCTCGGGAACCCTTAACGTATTGGTAGCCGCCAGAGATGCCGGCGTCAAAAGGGTGGTTTATGCCGCCTCTTCGAGTGCCTATGGCGATTCAGAGACCTTGCCCAAGCGGGAAGATATGGCCGCTAACCCCCTCTCCCCTTATGCGGTAAATAAATTAGTCGGCGAGTGGTATTGTCGTATCTTTTATAAACTCTATGGGTTAGAGACGGTCTCCCTCCGATACTTCAACATCTTTGGCCCCAGACAAGACCCCGCTTCCCAATATTCAGCCGTCATCCCTAAGTTTATTGATTCCCTGGCTAAAGAGACCTCCCCTATTGTCTACGGTGATGGAGAACAGTCCCGAGACTTTACTTATATTGATAATGCTGTCTCGGCCAATCTGGCGGCGGCCACGGCGCCGGGGGCGGCCGGTGAGGTGTTCAATATCGCCTGCGGAGACCGTTTTACCCTTAATAAACTATTAGCTGAACTAAAAGATATTATGGGGGTAGATATCCCGGCCTATTATACTGACCCCAGGCCAGGCGATGTAAGACACTCTCTGGCTGATATCTCTAAGGCCGAAAAGATCCTGGGCTATAATCCAAAAGTCAAATTTAGAGAAGGCCTGGTTAAGACAGTAGAGTGGTTCACTCGGTAAGTAGATAGTAGTCAGCAGTCAGTAATCAGGCTACTCCTTACCCTGTTTACTGTCTACTTGTAACCGTTCAGGTATAGCTGCACGGATTAGCACGGATAAATAACACAGGACAGAAGGCGGAAGTGTAGGGACAGGGCTTGTCCCTGTCCGTGCTTGTCCATGTCCGTTCCGTAGACGGACAACCACAAGGGTTGTCCCTACAGCCTAAGGACAGACACCCGAATCACGGACACGGCTCACGGATTTTCCGTGTTTCATCTGTGTGCATCTGTGGCTGAACGGTTACGTCTACTTAATCATGAAGCTTATCGTTCAAATCCCCTGTTTAAATGAAGAGAAGACCCTGCCTTTAACGGTAAGGGATATCCCGCGAGATATTCCGGGCGTGGACAAAGTGGAATTATTGGTTATCGACGATGGAAGCCGGGACATGACCGTGGAGGTAGCCAGGGAACTGGGGGTAGAACATATTGTCAGTTTTTCCCGTAATAAAGGATTAGCCAAGGCCTTTGCGGCCGGGATAGACACCTGTCTTAAATTGGGGGCCGATATTATTGTTAATACAGACGGGGATAACCAGTACTGCGGTCAAGATATACCTAAGCTTATTCAACCCGTACTTAAAGGAGAGGCGGACATTGTGGTCGGAGATAGAGAAGTAGAAAAAATAGCCCACTTCTCCTTTATCAAGAAAAAGCTGCAAAAATTTGGCTCCTGGGTAGTCCGCCAGGTTTCTTATACCAATATCCCCGATACTACTTCCGGTTTTCGGGCCTTTTCCAGGGAAGCGGCCTTGAGGATAAATGTTATTTCCCCTTACACCTACACCCTGGAGACTATTATTCAAGCCGGTCAGAAGGGAATGGCCGTTACTCACGTGCCTATCAGAACCAATGAAAAACTCCGCGAATCCCGCCTTTTTACCTCTATTAGAAATTACGTTATAAAATCAACCATATCTATTATTCGCACTCATACTATGTATCAGGCCTTACGGGTCTTCTTTAGTATTGGGTTCCTTGTTTTTATGGGCGGGTTCCTGATTGGAGCCAGATTCCTGTATTTCTTTTTCACTAACCAGCAACCCTATGGTCACATTCAATCACTTATCCTGGCTGCTGTCTTGCTGATTACCGGCTTTCAGGTTATGCTCATCGGACTCTTGGCCGATGTCATCTCGGCCAACCGTAAGTTAATCGAGGATATTCTGTATCGAGTGAAAGGGATGGAACTGTCTTCTATGCGGCAGGATAAAAAGGAGTAACGTAATTATTCAGCCATTGATTGACACGGATTAGCCCGGATAAAATAGACTACTGGTCTATCACGATGGGCAACCGTTCACCCCCGATTCCTCACGGAATAACATTGATCTCAAATAATTAATAGTCCCCTCTGGCAAAAGTTTCGATCTGGGCGGTTAGATCTAAGGAACACTTTCGGATAAAACCTGTCCCCCCTGATTAAATCAGGGGGAACAGGTTTTATTGTAAGTGTTCAGCCACAAAGACACTAAGACACAAAAATAGAGCAGTAGAGCAGCAGAGCAGTAGTTAAAGACTTTTCTGAAAGTTCCAGAACTGCTGCTCTATTGCTCTATTGCTCTCGTGTCTTCGTGCCTTGGTGGCTGAACGGTTACGTTTTATGTAACTACTCAAAACTAAGTTAAGCAGTTAGTTGTGAGACAAAGCAAAATTCCCTCTCCCTTGAGGGGCTTATCCTTACCCACAAATTGGGTAAAAGGATGGGAGAAGTAAGGATAAACCACGAAGAGCACGAAGGACACGAAGAAAAAAATATTCGACCTGTATGGTTAGAAATTACAAGCAATTCTCCTTAAACCTGAAAGGTTTGAATTTTATATAACCACAGGTGAAACCTGCGGAAACGAAACATCTACCACAGCTCAACCCTGAAAGGGTTGAATTCTATGTGATGGATAATATTCGACCCTTGCAGGGTCGAGCGTTGCGGGAGTGTTTATCTTCCGTAGCTTGCATCTACGGCTATTTAAAATTTGACGCTTTCAGCGTCAGTAGTCTACAACCTTAACCGTACAGGTCGAAATTAGTTATGAATTTAGTCTCTTTGTGTCTTCGTGTCTTTGTGGCTGAACACTTACAAATAATTAAGGAGGTTTAAGGCAATGAAGAGGTATAGAATTACTACTTTAGTTCTCCTAATAACCATGGGGCTATTAGCGAACCTGGGATACAGTTATGTACCCCAGTTAATGAATTATCAAGGGAGGTTAGCCAATGCCTCCGGCACACCTGTGCCAGATGACAGTTACACCATTACCTTACGCATTTACAATGTAGCCACAGGGGGAGCTGCCCTTTGGGCAGAGACCCAGAATGTAGTCACCCAGGATGGACTCTTCAGTATTATCTTGGGAAGTGTTAATCCCCTCAACCTTGATTTTAATGAAGACTACTGGCTTGGGGTTCAGGTCTCGCCTGATCCAGAGATGAGCCCAAGGCAAAGGATAGTCAGTTCTGGTTACAGTATCAATACAGATAACCTGGATGGACAGGATGGGACTTACTATACCAATTGGAGTAATCTGACTAATGTGCCGGCAGGTTTTGCCGATGGGGTGGATAATGAAGGTACAGGGGTGACCGACCATGGGGCACTGACCGGCCTAACAGATGATGACCATACTCAGTATCTCTTAACCGATGGAACCAGGCCAATGGCGGGTAATCTGGATATGGGGAATAACTACATCGCTAACCTCCATCAATTAAATGGAGGTACCCCCTGGACCTCAGCCAATGATGGCCCTGGCTCAACCCTTGATGCCGACCTTCTGGATGGACAGGATGCCTCTGCCTTTGCCTCCTCTACCCATAACCACAACGACAGTTACTACACTGAAACAGAATTGAATACCTCGGATGGAGATGCACCAAATAGCGGTTCAAACCGAATGCACTGGGATAATCTTAACGGTGTGCCGGTAGGTTTTGCCGATGGCGTGGATAATGAAGGCACAGGGGTGACCGACCATGGGGCCCTGGCTGGCTTAGGGGATGATGACCACACCCAGTATCTCTTAACTAATGGAACCAGGCCAATGGCGGGTAACCTGGATATGGGGAATAACCAGATCACTAACCTCCATCAATTAAATGGAGGCACCCCCTGGACCTCAGCTAATGATGGCGCTAGCTCAACCCTTGATGCCGACCTCTTGGATGGACAGGATGCCTCTGCCTTTGCCTCCTCTATCCATAACCATAACGACACTTACTACACCGAGACAGAATTGAATACCTCAGATGGAAGTGGACCAAATATCGGTTTAAACCTAATGCACTGGGATAATCTTAACGGTATGCCGGTAGGTTTTGCCGATGGCGTGGATAATGTAAGTACAGGTGGGGTGACCGACCATGGAGACCTGATAGGCTTAGGAGATGATGACCATGCACAATACCTCTTAGTTAGTGGAACAAGGCAGATGACTGGTAACTTGAATATGGGGGATAACAGTATCACTAACCTCAATCAATTAAATGGAGGTACACCCTGGACCTCAGCTAATGATGGCGCTGGCTCAACCCTTGATGCCGACCTCTTGGATGGACAGGATGCCTCTGCCTTTGCCTCCTCTACCCACAACCATAACGAGATTTACTACACCGAGACAGAATTGAATACCTCAGATGGAGATGCACCAAATACTGGTTCAAACCGGATGCATTGGAATAATCTTAACGGGGTGCCGGCAGGTTTTGCTGATGGGGTGGATAATGAAGGGGCAGGTGGGGTGACCGACCATGGGGCCCTGACCGGCTTAGGAGATGATGACCATGCACAATACCTCTTAGTTAGTGGAGCAAGGCAGATGACTGGTAACTTGAATATGGGGGATAACAGTATCACTAACCTCAATCAATTAAATGGAGGTACACCCTGGACCTCAGCTAATGATGGCCCTGGCTCAACCCTTGATGCCGACCTCTTGGATGGACAGGAGGCCTCTGCCTTTGCCTCCTCTATCCATAACCATAACGACACTTACTACACTGAAACAGAATTGAATACCTCGGATGGAGATGCACCAAATAGCGGTTCAAACCTAATGCACTGGGATAATCTTAACGGGGTGCCGGCAGGTTTTGCCGATGGGGTGGATAATGAAGGGGGGGTGACCGACCATGGGCTACTGACCGGCTTAGGGAATGATGACCATCCCCAGTATCTCTTGACTAATGGAACCAGGCCAATGGCGGGTGATCTGAATATGGAGGATAACAGTATCACTAACCTCAATCAATTAAATGGAGGCACACCCTGGACCTCAGCTAATGATGGCTCTGGCTCAACCCTTGATGCCGACCTCTTGGATGGACAGGATGCCTCTGCCTTTGCCTCCTCTACCCACAACCATAACGAGATTTACTACACCGAGACAGAATTGAATACCTCAGATGGAGATGCACCAAATATCGGTTCAAACCTAATGCACTGGGATAATCTTAACGGGGTGCCGGCAGGTTTTGCCGATGGGGTGGATAATGAAGGGGGGGTGACCGACCATGGGCTACTGACCGGCTTAGGGAATGATGACCATCCCNNNNNNNNNNNNNNNNNNNNNNNNNNNNNNNNNNNNNNNNNNNNNNNNNNNNNNNNNNNNNNNNNNNNNNNNNNNNNNNNNNNNNNNNNNNNNNNNNNNNTACTGACCGGCTTAGGGAATGATGACCATCCCCAGTATCTCTTGACTAATGGAACCAGGCCAATGGCGGGTGATCTGAATATGGAGGATAACAGTATCACTAACCTCAATCAATTAAATGGAGGCACCCCCTGGACCTCAGCTAATGATGGCGCTGGCTCAACCCTTGATGCCGACCTCTTGGATGGACAGGATGTCTCTGCCTTTGCCTCCTCTACCCACAACCATAACGACAGTTACTACACTGAGACAGAATTGAATACCTCAGATGGAGATGCACCAAATAGCGGTTCAAACCTAATGCATTGGGATAATCTTAACGGGGTGCCGGCAGGTTTTACCGATGGGGTGGATAATGAAGGGGGGGTGACCGACCATGGAGCCCTGACCGGCTTAGGGAATGATGACCATCCCCAGTATCTCTTAACTAATGGAACTAGGCCAATGGCGGGTAACCTGGATATGGGGAATAACCAGATCACTAACCTCAATCAATTAAATGG encodes:
- a CDS encoding SDR family oxidoreductase, coding for MARTYLITGGAGFIGSNIVHALVKAGDRVKVLDNFATGKQENLAGLEGKFELVEEDIRDMKAVRQAVAGVDYVLHQAALPSVPRSIEDPISANEVNVSGTLNVLVAARDAGVKRVVYAASSSAYGDSETLPKREDMAANPLSPYAVNKLVGEWYCRIFYKLYGLETVSLRYFNIFGPRQDPASQYSAVIPKFIDSLAKETSPIVYGDGEQSRDFTYIDNAVSANLAAATAPGAAGEVFNIACGDRFTLNKLLAELKDIMGVDIPAYYTDPRPGDVRHSLADISKAEKILGYNPKVKFREGLVKTVEWFTR
- a CDS encoding glycosyltransferase, with product MKLIVQIPCLNEEKTLPLTVRDIPRDIPGVDKVELLVIDDGSRDMTVEVARELGVEHIVSFSRNKGLAKAFAAGIDTCLKLGADIIVNTDGDNQYCGQDIPKLIQPVLKGEADIVVGDREVEKIAHFSFIKKKLQKFGSWVVRQVSYTNIPDTTSGFRAFSREAALRINVISPYTYTLETIIQAGQKGMAVTHVPIRTNEKLRESRLFTSIRNYVIKSTISIIRTHTMYQALRVFFSIGFLVFMGGFLIGARFLYFFFTNQQPYGHIQSLILAAVLLITGFQVMLIGLLADVISANRKLIEDILYRVKGMELSSMRQDKKE